The Haloferax sp. Atlit-12N region GAACTGTCGGGGAACCACCTCCTCTGGCTCGACGAGGACAAGGACCTCCTCGAGAAGTCCGGCGGCACGTGGCAGTACTTCTACGCCAACCTCTCGATGATACCCGACGAGGAGACCTACGACGTCCACGACATCTCCTCGCGCCGGCAGATCGGGACGCTCGACGAGAAGTTCGTCCTCAACTTCGCCGCGCCGGGCGCGACGTTCATCCAGCGCGGCGAGATGTGGCGCGTCAACGACGTGGACGACGAGGAGGCGCGGGTGAACGTCTCGCCCATCGAGGACCCCGGCGGCGAGGTGCCGTCGTGGGTCGGCTCGGAGATTCCGGTGCCCGCGCCGGTCGCCGGCGAGGTGGGCGAACTCCGCGACGTGGCCGCGCCGCAGTTCGAGTCCGGGGCCGACCGCGAGGCCGTCGCCCGCGACATCGCCATGCGCTATCCGACCGACGAGGCCACGGTTCGGTCGGCGCTCGGCCCCATCGAAAGACAGGTCGAGGCCGACGCGCCGATTCCGACCGCGAACAGGCTCGTCCTCGAAGGCTCGCCCCGGAAGGTGACGCTGAACTCGCCGTACGGCCACCGGGTGAACGAGACGCTCGGGCGACTCCTGTCGGCGCTCATCGGCCAGCGGACCGGTTCCTCGGTCGGCATGGAGGTCGACCCTTACCGCATCGAGTTCGACGTGCCGGGGAAGGTCCGCCCGACGACGTTCGCCGAGGTGCTCCGCGAGACCGACCCCGACCACGTCGAGGCGCTGCTCGAACTCGCGCTCAAGCGGTCGGACTCGCTGAAGTTCACGCTCGCGCAGGTGGCCGCGAAGTTCGGCGCGCTCAAGCGCTATCAGGGGAAGGGCCGCTTCGGCGGCGACCGCCTCCTCGCCGCGCTGGAGGACACGCCCGTCTACGACGAGGCCGTCCGCGAGGTGTTCCACACCGACCTCGCCGTCGAGGAGACGGTCGAACTGCTCCGGCGCGTCCGCGACGGCGACGTGGAACTCGCCGTCGCCCGCGAACCGACCGCCATCGGCACCGGCGGCCGCGGGTCGGGAACCGACCTGCTCGTCCCCGAGAACGCCGACGCGAGCGTCATCGAGACGGTCCGCGACCGGATTCAGAACGACCGCGTGCTGTTGGCGTGTCTCCACTGCAAGGACTGGACTCGGAAGACGAAGGTCAAGCGCGTCCGCGAGCCCGTGACGTGCCCCGAGTGCGGCGCGACCCGCGTCGCCGCGCTCAACCCGTGGGACGACGAGACGGTGAAAGCGGTCCGCGCACCGGAGAAAGACGACGAACAGGAGCGACTGACGAAGCGAGCCTACCGCTCGGCGAGTCTGGTGCAGGCCCACGGCAAGCGGGCGGTCGTCGCGCTCGCGGCCCGCGGCGTCGGCCCGCACAACGCCGCGCGCATCATCAACAAGCTCCGCGAGGACGAAGACGACTTCTACCGCGACATCCTCGAACGGGAGCGCGAGTACGCCCGGACGCAGTCGTTCTGGGACTGACGGGGCCGACTCCGGGTTCGACGCTTACTCCTCGATGGCCCACTCGTCGAGAATCTCGGTCGTCGCGGCCGCCAGCGCCTCGAAGTCCTGCATCGAGATGCCGTCGGTCGTGACGAAGACGCCGAAGTCCTCGACGGTGATGCGGACGAGGTAGCCGTTTTCGAACACGCGAATCGTGTACTCGTAGTCGCCGAGTTCGGACCCGCGGTAGGCGTCCTGTGTCATCTTGAAGTCGTGCCACTCGTTGCCGATAAAGGAGTTCAGGTCGGCCTCCTGTTCGAGGTCCTCGCGGAGGTACACCTGCACGTAGTCGAAGCGGTTGAAGTACGTGAGCGAGCGGAGGCTGTCGCCGACGGCCGTGCGGCAGACGGTGACGAGCTTTTCCTCTGCTTCCTCGGGGAGGAGATTGGACATCGCTTCAGCCTGTGCGAGCGAGTGCCAAATAGGCGGCGGCTTCGGCAGTAGACGGGTGCGGGCTGAGACGCGGCGGTCGCCCGCGACGCTGCTACTCGAACGCGTAGGCGTCCCGATAGTCGCGCTCGCGCCGGATGAGCTCCTCGACGCCGTGTTCGAGGATGTCGGAGCCGAGCGACGTGGCGCGGTAGTACGAAAACAGCCCCTCGTCGTCGGCCTGCGCCCGTTTTCGCTTTTCGACCAACCCGGCGTCGACGAGTTTACTGAGGTGGTAGTGAAGCGTATTCGCCTGCACGTCGAGCGCCTCGGCCAGCGCTTTCGGGCTCCGCTCGCCGAAGTGGACCAGTCGGTACAGCAGGGTAAACCGCGTCCGGTCGCCGAGTGCGGCCTGCATGTCGAGGTACTCGTCCAGCGTGAGGACGCTCGTCGGTGGCAGCAACTCGGCGGGGTCCTCGGGGAGGCCGTCCGAATCGACCGGGTCGTTCGTCGCCATCTCGGTTCGCTAGATGGAGCGTATCGATTTAACAGTTCTTGAGTCGAACTTCACTGAAAAATCCGGATTTTATATACTACCGTGCGGTACGTGTGTCCATGACGGACGCCATCTCGCGCGACGAGATACGGGCGGCGCTCGGACGGACGACCTACGACCGGTTTCTGGTCTACGTGATGGGTCCGTACAAGTCGTTCAACCTCAACTACGTCCTCTCGGAGGAGGAACTCGCCGCCATCGACATCGACGACCTCCCGGGCCCGATTCGAAAACTGTTCGCCGCGCGGGACGAGGTGGACGACGCGCTCGCGCTCCTCCGGCGGGTGCAAGGAACGCTTCGCGCCGACCCGGGCGTCAACGCTTTTCTCGCCGTCGACGTGGACCTCAGCACCGACGAGGTGGACGCCGCGACGCAGTCGCTCGCGTTCGCCGCAGCGAGCAACGCCACGGTGTTCGTGCTGCCGTTTCTCGGCCACAACTTCGGCGTCGGCGAGGAGGCGGGGTCGATACTCGAACGGCTCTCCGAGACGCACGGCGATAGAATCGTCTTCGTCCACGAAGCGACGGTCACGAGCGAGATGATTCGCGCGGCGCGCGCCCGCTGGGACCTCCGCGTCGAGACCTACGACACCGAAGCGGAACTCCACAAGCGCATCCGCCTGTTCGTCGCGGACGTGATGAACCGCGAGCTACACGGGGACTTGGACCGGCTGGACTGACGTTCCTCGCCCTCGTCCTCTCCCTCTCGCCTCCTCTGGCCTTGTTGATTGATACTTCATAGCACATTAAATATAATTTACACGAGGGCGACGAACGACTCGTCATGCCCGACGACGCCCTCGGACTGGCGATGTTGGACCGGGTTCGCGGCTGTCTGCGCGCTCCGTGCGTCTACCGCGCCGGCGACGACGCCCGTGGTACTGCCGGCGACGCGCACGTCTACGAGAACTATCTCGTCCCGTCCGAGCGGTGGCCCGCCGCGAAGCGGGAGTTCGTCGACTCGCTTCGGACGCCCGTCCTCGACGTGGGGTGCGGCGCGGGTCAGCACGCCCTCGCCGTGCAGGCGCGCGGCGAGGTCGTCGCCTTCGACGTGAGCCCGAACGCGGTTCGCGCGGCCCGCGAGCGCGGCGTCGAGACGGCGGTCGTCGGCGACATGTTCGACCCACCGGTCGAGGCGAGCCGAGCGGGTTCGTCGGCAGGAGGGTTCGAGACGGTCCTCGCCAACGGGACGCAGGTCGGACTCGCGGGCTCGCTGGACCGACTCGCCGACCTGCTCGCGTCGTTTGCCGATCTCACCTCGCCGTCCGGCGGGGTCGTCGTGGACTCCTACGACCCGACGCGCACCGACCCCGAGCGCTTCTTCGGCTACCGGTCGGACCCGCGGGAGGGGGTCGCTCGGCGGACGTTCCGCGTCGAATACGGCGACCTGCGCGGCCCGACGCTCGACTTCGTTCTCGTCTCGCCCGCTCGACTCCGGGCGGTCGCGGCCGAGGCGGGCCTCGACGTGCGCGAGGTGACTGTCCCGAACGCCGATTCGAGCTACTACCGAGCGCGACTGGCCTAAGCCGGGTCGGTCGCGGCGGCACTTCGGGAGCGGGGCCGTCGCCGGCCGTCTCGATGACGCGTTACGGCTACTCCCAGCGGTTGGTCGCTTCGTTGCGCCGCGGGAGGAACGGAAGCAAGAGCGCGACGGCGAAGACGATGCCCGCGATGGCGAGGTACTCGGGCGACCCGAAGACGAGCGTGACGAGCGAGAACACCGAAGCCTCGCCGTCGGCGACGACCGAGACCGCGTTCGGGTCGTTGTTCAGCAACACGAGAAACATGAATATCGCCTCGGCGAACGCGACCCGGAGGCCGGCCTTCGTCACCCACCACGTCGCGGAGAGCGGGCCGCCGGTCAACGCGTCCCACTCTCGTCGGACCTTCCGACGCCACGCCGCGTTCACGACACACCTCTGTTGCGAGTGAACATAGCACACAGTACGCGGCGAAACGAGATAATCTCGCAGGCGGTGTGGGGCCGCGGCTTCTCCGGTGGTGCCGCCCGTCAGACCTGCGTCGGCGAGACCGATTCCAGCGCCGCGTCGAAGTGCGCGCGAGTGATGCGAACCTCGTCGGCGTGCTCGTTCGCCTCGGTGCCATCGTAGGCGTCGGCCACGTCCTGAATCGCCCGGAGCGCGGCCTCGCGGCAGACCGCGGCCACGTCGGCCCCGGTGTAGCCGTCCATGTGTGCGGCCACGTCGCCGAGGTCCACGTCGGTTCCGAGCGGCTTGTTTCGGACGTGCACGTCGAGGATGGCGCGGCGCGCCTCGATGTCCGGTGCGGGAACTTCGACGTGGGTCTCCAGCCGACCGGGGCGGAGGAGCGCGGGGTCGAGCGCGTCCCGTCGGTTCGTCGCCGCGAGGACGACGAGGTTCGGGTTGTCGGCGGCGTTGTCCATCTCCGTCAGGAGTTGCGAGACGACGCGTTCGGTGACGCCCGAGTCCGACCCGGCGCTGTCGCGGTCGGTGGCGATGGCGTCTATCTCGTCGAAGAAGACGATGCTCGGGGCGGCCTGTCGGGCGCGGTCGAACACCTCGCGGACGGACTTCTCGGACTCGCCGACGTAGCGGTCCAGCAGTTCGGGGCCGGCGACGTGGATGAAGTTGACGCCGCTTTCGGCCGCGATGGCGCGAGCGAGCATCGTCTTGCCGGTGCCCGGCGGGCCGTGGAGGAGCACGCCGGTCGGCGGGTCGGTCGAGGCCGCCTCGAACAGCGGCGCGTAGGTCAGCGGCCACGTCACCGCGCGTTCGAGCGTCC contains the following coding sequences:
- a CDS encoding bifunctional 2-polyprenyl-6-hydroxyphenol methylase/3-demethylubiquinol 3-O-methyltransferase UbiG, which translates into the protein MPDDALGLAMLDRVRGCLRAPCVYRAGDDARGTAGDAHVYENYLVPSERWPAAKREFVDSLRTPVLDVGCGAGQHALAVQARGEVVAFDVSPNAVRAARERGVETAVVGDMFDPPVEASRAGSSAGGFETVLANGTQVGLAGSLDRLADLLASFADLTSPSGGVVVDSYDPTRTDPERFFGYRSDPREGVARRTFRVEYGDLRGPTLDFVLVSPARLRAVAAEAGLDVREVTVPNADSSYYRARLA
- a CDS encoding DEAD/DEAH box helicase; this encodes MPDGEAAAGMDAFATLSSPVRNALSERGFTTPTEPQRRAIPPLSDGKHGLIIAPTGTGKTETAMLPVFSAIADAEDRFGISALYITPLRALNRDMRQRLDWWGEQLDIDIDVRHGDTTQYQRQKQANDPPDVLVTTPETLQAMLTGKKLRTALSDVHHVVVDEVHELASAKRGAQLTIGLERLRELAGSFQRIGLSATVGSPEEVGKFLTGDRPFEVIEVDVDNRVEFEVVRPEVTNEDEALAGKLATDPEIASHVRTIRDIVRDHESVLVFVNTRQTAEALGSRFKALGDPIEVHHGSLSKDVRIDVEDRFKAGELDALICTSSMELGIDVGRVDHVVQYNSPREVSRLLQRVGRAGHRLGVVSRGTVVTDHPDDTLEALAIARRAVSGEVEPARVHHGSLDTIANQIVGVVMDYGDVSARRAYEIITRAYPFRDLDEDDFRAVVRELSGNHLLWLDEDKDLLEKSGGTWQYFYANLSMIPDEETYDVHDISSRRQIGTLDEKFVLNFAAPGATFIQRGEMWRVNDVDDEEARVNVSPIEDPGGEVPSWVGSEIPVPAPVAGEVGELRDVAAPQFESGADREAVARDIAMRYPTDEATVRSALGPIERQVEADAPIPTANRLVLEGSPRKVTLNSPYGHRVNETLGRLLSALIGQRTGSSVGMEVDPYRIEFDVPGKVRPTTFAEVLRETDPDHVEALLELALKRSDSLKFTLAQVAAKFGALKRYQGKGRFGGDRLLAALEDTPVYDEAVREVFHTDLAVEETVELLRRVRDGDVELAVAREPTAIGTGGRGSGTDLLVPENADASVIETVRDRIQNDRVLLACLHCKDWTRKTKVKRVREPVTCPECGATRVAALNPWDDETVKAVRAPEKDDEQERLTKRAYRSASLVQAHGKRAVVALAARGVGPHNAARIINKLREDEDDFYRDILEREREYARTQSFWD
- a CDS encoding helix-turn-helix transcriptional regulator; protein product: MATNDPVDSDGLPEDPAELLPPTSVLTLDEYLDMQAALGDRTRFTLLYRLVHFGERSPKALAEALDVQANTLHYHLSKLVDAGLVEKRKRAQADDEGLFSYYRATSLGSDILEHGVEELIRRERDYRDAYAFE